In Bradyrhizobium sp. 195, the sequence ATCAAGGCTCCGATCGCGTTCTTGGCCTGCCGCCCGGCGATCTCGTTCAGCATGATATAGGCGCCGGTGGAGAGCGTGGCGCTGCCGGCGATGCCGAGGACGATCCAGGCGGCGAAATAGAGCGTCGGCTCGCGCGCGAGGGACAGAAGAATGAATCCGGGCACGGTCACGACCGTGCCGACCATCATCACCGTCCGTGCGCCATGCCGTGCAAACGATTTGGCGAGCCAGGGGGCGCACAGGCCCATCGAGACATAGAGAACGGACGTCCCCGCGAACACCGCCGGCAGGCTCATGCCTAGATCGGCGGCGAGATCGCGCCCGACGATGGCGGGAAGCCCGATCGTGCCCCATCCGACCAGCTGCGTGATGGCGAGCACCAGCAGGACGCCGATCAGCCTGCTGTCAGATTTCAAGAACCGCATTCCAAACGTTCGCCTGCCCGGCCGGCGCAGATCGCGCCGGTGAGCCCTGTCTTAGCCGGGGACTCTGCCCACGGGAACGCCGACCGCCGAATGGCAGAAGGCAGCCAGGAGCATGTCAGGCCCACGTCAGGCGCGGGATGATCGTCCCTACCCTGCCATCCCGAGCAAGGAGCGCGCCTCTGCCGCAGTCGCGACGCGCCGTCCGTGGCGCGCGACAGCCTCGCAGGCGATGCTCACGAGCTCCGCATTGCTGGCGGCGAGGCGCGTCTTGTCGACCCTGATATTGTCCTCGAGCCCGGTACGAACCGCATCGGCGCCCCGCGCCAGCGCCCAGCCCATGACCTCGGCCTGATGACGTCCGATCCCGGCCGCGGTCCACGTCGCGTTCGGGATCAGCCGCCTCAGCTCTGCCAACAGGATGTCGAGGACGTGTTCGTCCGCGGGCATCGCGTTCTTGACGCCCATGACGAACTGCACGTGCGGACGGGCGTCGATCAGCCCCGCCTCGATCAGACGCCGAGCACCATGCAGATGCGACAGATCGAAGATCTCGATTTCCGGACGAATGCCATTTGCCTTCATGCCGGTGGCAAGGGTCTCGACCAGAGCGGCGCTGTTCTCGTAGACGATGGTCGGAAAATTCACTGAGCCTGTGGACAACGAGGCCATATCCGGCTTGAGATAGAGCGACGATCCACGCGCCGAGGGATCGCGCCCTCGCCCGCCGGTCGAGAACTGCACGATCATGTCAGGACAATGCTTCCTGATCCCCTCCTGCACCAGCGCGAAGCGCTCCGGGTCGGAGGACGGCGTCTCGTCATCGTTGCGAACATGGATATGCGCAAGGGTGGCCCCGGCCTCGAAGGCCTGGTGCGTCGACTCGATCTGCTCGGCCGGCAAGATTGGCACCGCGGGATTGTCCTTCTTGCGCGGAACAGAGCCGGTAATAGCAACAGCAACGACAGCGGGGTTCATCCTGCATCCTCATGATGATCGCGCTCGAGCGCACAAAGTTCGAAACGAAAGTCACATAACGCCTGGAAACCGGCCGCTGCAACCATCATCGATCGCAGCGGCGTTCCCCTCGTCAGGTCGCAATTGCGGCCGCACCACCCGCCGCTTCCGCACGCCGGCGCTCGTAGTCGGCCCGCGCCATCGGAACGGCCTTGGGATTACCGAGATCGTCGATGCTGATCCGATAGGTTTCGCGGGCCGTGACAGCCGCCAGCGCGGCGATGACCGTGATGCCGAAGGCGATTGCCCCCACCGTCAGGGGGATGTTGGCCGAGCCGGGCGGCGCCACGGTGGCAAACAAGGCCGGAAGCAAGGCGGTAATGGTCGTTCCGATGTTCTGCGAGATCGCCATCGCCGACACGCGTGTGCGCGTCGGGAACAGCTCCGGATAGAAGCTCGGGAAGATCGCGTTGTAGCCCTGATAGACGACGCCCCACATCAACAGCGAGAGCAGGATCGCAAGCGGTACGCTCCGGATGCTGATGGCGTAGAGATAGCCGAACGCGAGCAAGCCGGAGAGCAGCGCGCCGACGATGATCGGCGGTTTGCGGCCGACCTTGTCGGAGAGATGGCCGACGAACGGAATGACGAACACGGCCAGCATGTTTCCGAGCACCGGTATCCAGAGATAGACGTCCTTGGCAAAGCCGATGCCATAGGCCGGCTGCACCGCGTAGGCCGCACCGAAGATCGTCGCAACGACAGGAATGACGTTCATCAGCGCCATGCAGATGACCCTGAGCATGTCGCGCCAGCTCAGCTTGATCGCCTGGATGACGGGTGCCCGCGGTGTTTCTCCCCGCTCGTCCTCGCGGGCGAAGGCAGGCGTCTCATCGACCTCGCGACGAATGATGTAGCCCGCGACGATCACGAAGAAGCTGAGCAGGAAGGGAATCCGCCAGCCCCAGCTGTTGAAGGCATCGGCCGGCATGTAGGCCGCCAGCGGCAGGAAGACCGCTGCTGCAAGAATCTGCCCGGCCTGGACGCCCTGGAGCGCAAAACTTGCATAGAAGCCGCGCCGGCCGAACGGCGCGTGCTCCAGGATCATCGAGCTCGCGCCGGAGATTTCACCGGCAACAGCAAATCCCTGCACCAGGCGCAGGATGACGAGCAAAACCGGCGCGAGGATACCGACCTGCTGATAGGTCGGCAGGATGCCCACGGCCATCGTGGAGAATCCCATCAAAAACATGCAGACGATGAGAACGGTCTTGCGGCCGTGGGTGTCGCCCCAATGTCCGAGCACGAAGGCGCCGATCGGGCGGGCCACATAGCCGACGCCATAGGTTGCCAATGAAGCGACGATGGCGACCGTAGGATTGTCTGAGGGGAAGAAGATTTGCGGGAAGATCAGCGACGCAGCGGTCGCGTAGATGAAGAAGTCATAATATTCGAGAGCCGATCCGATCCAGCCGCTTGCGGCAGCCTTCCTGGATTGACTCATGCCATGGATCGCGCGCGTCGAAGCCATCAGAAAAAATCCTCCCGATCTGTTTGTTGACGTCCCGTTCGGCGGGCTTCGCTGGACAATTGGACAGCAATTCCCGGACGCTCTGCGGAGCTCCGCGAGCGCTTGGCACTGCCGGTCGATGTCTTGAGTGAGGACGACAATAGGCTTTCGCCGGGCTAACACAATTACCCAGTTAAGCGATAAACCTAACATGATGTTATGGAGTACGCGGAGCCCGCGGCGACTATGCCCGCAACCCGCAGCAGACACGAAGCTGCGCGGCCTCACTCCGGCGGATCGAACGTCCGCACGAAATATACGGGCCCCTTGCTCTGCTTGATCGATAGAGCTGGGCCGGGCGCTCGCCTCCGCTCGCTGATGGCGGAAAACGGCGTCATCTTCAGCGATGGCGTCGAAGCCGACCGGCTCGATTTCAATGCGGGTGCCGAGGTTGCGATCGGGATTGCAGAGCAGCGCGGGCGGTTGATCGTCTGATCATGTGAACCCGCCGAGCCGCATCAAGCCGTATGGCCGGGATCGACGTGCTTTGGTGTCTTCTTGTCGCGTTGCGGCGTCATCTTGGCAGGGTCCGGCGCACCGGGGACCCCGCGGGGACCCAGCTGCTCGCGCTGGATGTCGTCCTCGGAGCGGGATGGCTCGACACCGTTCGGCTCACGGGGCTTGGTCATCGCGGCCTCCTTTCGAATGCCGTTCCGCGCTAGGCGCTACACGCCCAGCGCGTTTTCGCCCGCTTCGCGGCCGGGCACGCTGACTTGGACTTCATGTCCCTCACGAAGCGCGAGGGATGCGGCGGCGACCGCCGACTCGAACGCAGCTTCCTTGGTGGCGTATGTGTTCTTGACGTCGCCGTCGTGCAGCACGCCCCATTCGTCCTGCACCGGCACGATGGCATATTGAGCAAGGCCCATTGTCGAACTCCTGGCTTGGCTTTCAAGGGAACGTCTGCCCGATAACGCGCCGGTGGGCTTAACGTTGCGTCAGCTGCGGATGGACCGCGCTCACCCGCCACACCGTGTTGCCGACATCGTCTGCGATCAGCAAAGCGCCTGATTTGTCGATGGCGACGCCGACGGGACGGCCACGCGCCTTGTTGTCGCTGTTCAGGAAGCCCGTCACGACGTCCTGCGTCGGCCCGCTCGGCTTGCCGTCCGTGAACGGCACGAATACCACCTTGTAGCCGTTGAGCACCTGCCTGTTCCAACTGCCATGCTCGCCGACGAAGGCGCCGCCGCGATAAGCGGCCGGCAGGCCGGAGCCGGTGTTGAAAGCCATCCCGAGCGGCGCGACATGCGAGCTCAGGGCATAATCCGGCACGATCGCCTTGGCGACGAGATCCGGCCGCTGCGGCTTGACGCGGGGATCGACGTGCTCGCCGTAATAGCTGTAGGGCCAGCCGTAGAAGCCGCCGTCCTTCACCGAGGTCATGTAGTCGGGGACGAGATCGGGACCGAGCTCGTCGCGCTCGTTCACCACCGTCCACAACGTGCCGGTCTGCGGCTCGAAGCTGAGCCCGTTGGGATTGCGCAAGCCACTTGCGAACACGCGCCAGCGGCCACTGGCACGGTCGACCTCGAGGATCGCGGCGCGGTTGTGCTCGGCCTCCATGCCGTTCTCGGTGATGTTGCTGTTGGAGCCGACGCCGGCATAGAGCTTCGAGCCGTCGGGGCTGGCGACCAGGCTCTTGGTCCAGTGATGGTTGATCGGCCCGCCCGGCAGCGGCGTCAGCACCGTGCCCGGCGCGGTGATCTTGGTATCACCTTCCGTGTAGGGATATTTGACGATGGCGTCGGTGTTGGCGACATAGAGATCGTTGCCGACCAGCGCGATGCCAAACGGCGAGTTGAGATGGTCGAGGAAGACGCTTTGCGTCTCCGGCACGCCGTCGCCATTGCCGTCACGCAGCAGCGTGATGCGGTTGCCCGGCCCGGTGTCGTTGCCGCCCGAGGTCGCCCAGGACTCGATATATCCCATGACGATCTCTTTGGGCCGCTTGATCGCGCCCCCCTTCGGCGCCTTGGATTCCGCCACCAGCACATCGCCGTTGGGCAGCATGTAGATGAAACGCGGATGCTGCAGGCCGGTCGCAAAGGCCTTGACCTGCAGGCCCTGCGGCACGGCCGGCGTCTCGTCCTTCTTCCAGCCGACGATGCGGGCGATGTGGACCGGCGGCAGCAGGTATTGCTGGATGTCAGGAAGAATAGGGTTGGCGCCCACTTGCGCCTTCGGATCGCCGCTGCCGTCATTGCAGCCGGCAAGACACAGCAGCGAGGAGCACAACAGCGCGCGGGCAATGGAGAAAGTCATCGCGCAACTCCCACGCCGTGGCGATAGACCATGGCCCAGCCGAGCCAGCCGGTGATGGGCAGGATCAGCACCGTGATCACGGACAGAACGAGCCCCGTCGGCCACACCGAGGTCCAGGCATCGCGGGTATGGATCAGCGCGTTGACGGTCGCGAGGACCAGCACCAGGGCATTGCCGATGAAATGCGGCCAGGCCGGCGTCTGCGCCCGCACCAGCCGGTTGCCGAGCAAATCGGTCAGGCCCGCGATCGCCGCCAGCACGCCGAAGACGACGCCGACGAGCAGCAGCCAGGCGGAAAAATCCGCCCACATGATCTCGGCGCTGGCGACATAGGCGATGTCGGTCAGCAGCGCCCCGACGAAGCACGCGATCGGTATCGGCACCCGCATCGGATGAATGGGATGACCCGCGATCTGCGCGGTGGTGCGCACGCGCACGTCTTGCTGCACGGTCTTGCCTCTTGCCAAGGGCCCTTTCCCCTATGGCAAAACTCGACCTCGTTGCGAAGGTTCCTCAGCTAAACCGCAGGCAGCGCTGCAGCTGGCTTTCGCGCGGGCGTTTATTGCTCAAGGGCCGCCGCCCCCTCTCGTGCCCCTTCAGCTTCTGAAATGACTGCACGACGTCGGTTGCGTCGGGCCGACACCTTGTCACGGTCACTCGGGCGGTGGTCTCGACCTCAATTGCAAACTCCCACGGTTTTTCCGAGGGCCGTTGTTTTGCGTACCGCTTGGGTGAGCCGGAAACTGGACCAATGAGGATCGCCCGCCCTTTGTCAGCCGTGGGAACCCGAAAAAAACTCGGAAAGATGTGAGGCGGCTCACATCACCGGGGCGAATTGAAGCTTACTCCGTCCTGGCGGATGCAACTCCGGATGGAGATGTCGGATGAAACGCATTATGCTTTCGCTCGTCTCGGCTCTGCTCGTTATCAGTGCGGCCAGCAGCATGCTCCGATCGCATGCACTTTTTCGCTCTGCACAGAGCGGCATGCCAAGCATTCAAGAACTGCAAACAGGCCAAGCGGGCACGCTGCCGGAGCAGCAGATCGAGGACCGGTCCGTCCTGTTCGCCAGAGAGCGGACGCAATAGAGCATACCGAACCAACCTGTATCAGCCGTTCTTTTCATTCAGCCGCAGCGGGCGCCCGTTGCGGCTTTTGATCGTTCGGTCCAGTTCGCGCCATCTGCTCGTCGAGCCAAAGCCTGTGATGTTCGCGCGCCCAGTTGAGGTCGACCTCACCCGAGCCCATGGCCTCGAAAGCCCCCTCCATCCCGATCGTGCCGATGTAAACATGCGCGATCATTGCGGCCACGAATAATACAGCCACCACGGAGTGGATGATCTGGGCCATCTGCATGCCTTCGATGCCACTCATGTAGAACGGGAACATCAGCGCGTATCCCGTTGCGGCAACGAGGCCGCCGCCGATCACGACGATCCAGTAGATCATCTTCTGGCCGGCATTGAAGCGATATGCCGGCGGATGATCATGGCCGACAATGCCCCCTCCCCGCTTGATCCAGCCAACGTCCACCTTGTTCGGGATATTTCCCGCGATCCACATCAGGAAGATCAGGACGACGCCGATGGTGAACGGGAAGCTTAGATAGATGTGGGCATACTTCGCCCATTGCGACCATTCGGAGAAGGCTTCAAATCCCATCAGAGGCAATAACAGCGGCCGCCCGAAGGTGATGTTCAGACCCGAGATGGCGAGGATGATGAAGCAGGTGGCCGTCATCCAATGCACGAAACGCTCAAAAACGGTGAAGCGCACGATCGTGCGTCCCGACCGCCCGCTTTCGAGCCGCACCATGCCACGGGTGAGATAGAAGATCACGAGCACAGCCAGCATGCCGACAATCGCAACGCCGCCGATCCAGCGCAGCGTGACATTGCGAAACTCCCGCCACTCGCGCCCCTGCGGTTGCTCGAGCACGCCCGACCTCTGATCCGGAATGCTGACACGGCCCTGGATCCGATTGAGTTCCTGCAGCAGTTGCTGCTCCTTGACGGAGCTCGCGGTCGGATTGACCTGCTGGGCACTCGCAGGAACCGCCGTGAGCACCAGAAGCAGCGCACCTACACCAAACAGCAAGCTTACGAATCTTCCAAATGACGCCATCTGCGCCTCCCGTATCGCGTCCTTCTGCCGTCCGCGTCAGGACTCGATCGTCTCGCGATACGCGGTCTTCCAGCCCCACGCGCCGGAGCCGTAACCGCGCTTCATCACACGTTCCTTGTAAATCTGGGCAATGATCTCTCCGTCACCGGCGAGCAGCGACTTGGTCGAGCACATCTCGGCACACAGCGGCAGCTTGCCCTCCGCCAGCCGGTTTGCGCCATACTTCTCGTATTCCTCCTTGCTGCCGTCGGCCTCGGGGCCGCCGGCGCAGTAGGTGCATTTGTCCATCTTGCCGCGCGAGCCGAAGTTGCCGACCTTGGGATATTGCGGGGCGCCGAACGGACAGGCGTAGAAGCAATAGCCGCAGCCGATGCAGAGGTCCTTGGAGTGCAGCACCACGCCATCAGCGGTGGTGTAGAAGCAGTTCACGGGGCACACGGCCGCGCAGGGCGCGTCGGTGCAGTGCATGCAGGCCATCGAGATCGAGCGCTCGCCCGGCTTGCCGTCATTGATGGTGACCAC encodes:
- a CDS encoding PQQ-dependent sugar dehydrogenase, with the translated sequence MTFSIARALLCSSLLCLAGCNDGSGDPKAQVGANPILPDIQQYLLPPVHIARIVGWKKDETPAVPQGLQVKAFATGLQHPRFIYMLPNGDVLVAESKAPKGGAIKRPKEIVMGYIESWATSGGNDTGPGNRITLLRDGNGDGVPETQSVFLDHLNSPFGIALVGNDLYVANTDAIVKYPYTEGDTKITAPGTVLTPLPGGPINHHWTKSLVASPDGSKLYAGVGSNSNITENGMEAEHNRAAILEVDRASGRWRVFASGLRNPNGLSFEPQTGTLWTVVNERDELGPDLVPDYMTSVKDGGFYGWPYSYYGEHVDPRVKPQRPDLVAKAIVPDYALSSHVAPLGMAFNTGSGLPAAYRGGAFVGEHGSWNRQVLNGYKVVFVPFTDGKPSGPTQDVVTGFLNSDNKARGRPVGVAIDKSGALLIADDVGNTVWRVSAVHPQLTQR
- a CDS encoding MFS transporter; protein product: MASTRAIHGMSQSRKAAASGWIGSALEYYDFFIYATAASLIFPQIFFPSDNPTVAIVASLATYGVGYVARPIGAFVLGHWGDTHGRKTVLIVCMFLMGFSTMAVGILPTYQQVGILAPVLLVILRLVQGFAVAGEISGASSMILEHAPFGRRGFYASFALQGVQAGQILAAAVFLPLAAYMPADAFNSWGWRIPFLLSFFVIVAGYIIRREVDETPAFAREDERGETPRAPVIQAIKLSWRDMLRVICMALMNVIPVVATIFGAAYAVQPAYGIGFAKDVYLWIPVLGNMLAVFVIPFVGHLSDKVGRKPPIIVGALLSGLLAFGYLYAISIRSVPLAILLSLLMWGVVYQGYNAIFPSFYPELFPTRTRVSAMAISQNIGTTITALLPALFATVAPPGSANIPLTVGAIAFGITVIAALAAVTARETYRISIDDLGNPKAVPMARADYERRRAEAAGGAAAIAT
- a CDS encoding beta-keto acid cleavage family enzyme, which encodes MNPAVVAVAITGSVPRKKDNPAVPILPAEQIESTHQAFEAGATLAHIHVRNDDETPSSDPERFALVQEGIRKHCPDMIVQFSTGGRGRDPSARGSSLYLKPDMASLSTGSVNFPTIVYENSAALVETLATGMKANGIRPEIEIFDLSHLHGARRLIEAGLIDARPHVQFVMGVKNAMPADEHVLDILLAELRRLIPNATWTAAGIGRHQAEVMGWALARGADAVRTGLEDNIRVDKTRLAASNAELVSIACEAVARHGRRVATAAEARSLLGMAG
- the fdh3B gene encoding formate dehydrogenase FDH3 subunit beta, with translation MARMKFLCDADRCIECNACVTACKNEHEVPWGINRRRVVTINDGKPGERSISMACMHCTDAPCAAVCPVNCFYTTADGVVLHSKDLCIGCGYCFYACPFGAPQYPKVGNFGSRGKMDKCTYCAGGPEADGSKEEYEKYGANRLAEGKLPLCAEMCSTKSLLAGDGEIIAQIYKERVMKRGYGSGAWGWKTAYRETIES
- a CDS encoding formate dehydrogenase subunit gamma, giving the protein MASFGRFVSLLFGVGALLLVLTAVPASAQQVNPTASSVKEQQLLQELNRIQGRVSIPDQRSGVLEQPQGREWREFRNVTLRWIGGVAIVGMLAVLVIFYLTRGMVRLESGRSGRTIVRFTVFERFVHWMTATCFIILAISGLNITFGRPLLLPLMGFEAFSEWSQWAKYAHIYLSFPFTIGVVLIFLMWIAGNIPNKVDVGWIKRGGGIVGHDHPPAYRFNAGQKMIYWIVVIGGGLVAATGYALMFPFYMSGIEGMQMAQIIHSVVAVLFVAAMIAHVYIGTIGMEGAFEAMGSGEVDLNWAREHHRLWLDEQMARTGPNDQKPQRAPAAAE
- a CDS encoding DUF2231 domain-containing protein produces the protein MQQDVRVRTTAQIAGHPIHPMRVPIPIACFVGALLTDIAYVASAEIMWADFSAWLLLVGVVFGVLAAIAGLTDLLGNRLVRAQTPAWPHFIGNALVLVLATVNALIHTRDAWTSVWPTGLVLSVITVLILPITGWLGWAMVYRHGVGVAR